The window GAAGGTGTGCAGGATCTTGATCTTGCGTCCCTCGTGCTCGAAggcttcgacgtcgacccTGACACCGATGCGCAGGCCCCAGAGGTGGATCTCGAGAATCTCGATGGGCCGGTCGACGTACTTCTTGCCGTTCCGGGTCCACCGGTCGACGTAGCTCACCCAGCGAAGCTGCGAGGGAATCGacacgccggcgccgaacTTGGGCCGCATGCGCCGCTGGGTGAAGCGGGccagggcgtcgtcggccgtccagCCCTCCTCGGAGATGAGGTAGCTGCAGGCGGCCGTGCCGCTGCGACCCTTGCCCGCCTTGCAGTGGACGACGACCACGCGGTTCCCGTTCttgctcccgctcccgctcccgcccgccggcgacgggtcCGATTCCTTGTCGGCCATCTTCCCCGACTCGAGGTCTCCACCGTGCAACCAGTTCCTCATGCTGGCCATGATCATGGGCACCAGTCGGAAGGGTGGGGGGTGGTGGTCCGGCCACGGGTAGTGACGGATGCGGTCGTACACGGCTTCATCGGGGTATCCGGTGCCCTCGGCGCGGAACTCCCATATGGCCCAGTCGACGCCGTGCTTGGAATCGAGAAAGGCGACGAGCTGGTCGAGCGGGTTGCGATAGGCACGTTGCGGGTACGTCTGGGACGGGCCGGAGCTGGGCCATCTCGCGGTCAGCACGGCACGACAGATGCAAGCGAAGCCACGGAGGACGTAAAACTCGTGACGCCGTAGCCGGCCGGTGGAACGATGCACCAGGCCTATCCACGGTACCAGGGAAGGGTAGGGTAGGGTACGTACGTGGCAATGATGAAGTCGGTCACATAGCAGAGATCCAGCCCTGCCTCTGGGTGGCGAGCGCGCGGGCCAGCGACGATTTGCCGGAGAATCGAAGACATGGTGGCCAGCGCCGCCTGTGGCTGGACGGCTCCCGTAGCCTCTGCTGAAGGAGGGCCAGGAGGGGGTCCAGGAGGGGGTCCAGGAGGGGGTCCAGGAGGGGGtccaggaggagaggagagcgaggaggagaggtgaacgaggaggagaggtgaacgaggaggagaggagaacgaggaggagaggagaacgaggaggagtggagaacgaggaggagaggagaacggggaggagggggaaaCGGGGAGCAGAGGACGATGAAGgggacgaagaggacgatAAAGAGGACGAAGTGGTCGATAAAGAGGTCGAAGAGGACGATAAAGAGGTCGAAGAGGACGATAAAGAGGACGAAAAGGACGATAaagaggacgaagaggacgatAAAGAGGACGAAGAGGTCGATAaagaggacgaagaggacgatAACAATAGAGGGCAGGATTGTTGGTCAAGAGGTTGTGGCCCGGTGGTGGGACGACACTTCAGGACATGTCGCCCTTGTCGTTGGTCATGCCAAGGGTAAAGTGACGAGTAGGAAAGTGCACGAagatgtacttgtgcgtgtGCACTCACTATCCGCACGTGTTCTAGAACCGGTAGCAACTCTCGTTTGGCGCAGGAACTAGCTTTGTCTGGCTTGTCGTCGGCTCCATGGGCGAGTAATATGTATTTCTGGTGCTCGACACTTGAACTCTGAAGAGGCGACGTCATCGGACGCACCTCACTTTTCACCCCACCATTTACACACACATGCCTCTGTTATCTGCGCTGCAGCACTACTAccatgtacctagtaggtacttggtactgAGGCATGTTATGGCATGCCATGTAATTAATCGCTACAGCGTTTACAGAGcctgtacggaatactgtacagtgcaaagGTACCACCTACCTttaggtagtaagtaccCTTCACCAGTGAGATCAACCCACTGGAAGTATTCCCTAgggtacctgtacgtgcgcACTCAACCCCTGCGGGGGGATTCTTCTGCTAGAGCCGCAGAGTCTCGTAcatacctactaggtagtacttacttgggaACAGTCTTGccttgcagtaatactgtgTACTCCTTACTTGGTGCTACAACAGCAAGTGCATAAACAACTGCACAGTAATAATCCACAGACGCCACCGTCACCCTTGATTCCGAGACTGTCACGATTCGACGATTCGCACCATCGCCATCCACAATAAGACTGCATTCGCTCAAGCTTCACATCACCCAACTGATGCCATCACTCCGTCAGACTCCAGCGACTCCAGCCATTTGGCCATCGTCGGAacgctgctgccgctcgacTCGGCACGCAGGACCTGCCCCGGACCAAAGCAACGGCTCACTGCACACGGCACACGGCACATCGACGCTGATCCTGCTTCCTTCTCGCCCGCTCCGCCTCTGTCGtcgcctgccgtcgtcgccagggACTCCTCGAGAGCCACCCTCCGCTGTTCGCCTGCGCGTTCGAACCGTCCATCCACTCTCCCTCGCCGGgccgccgtccccgtccACGGGTAAACCGCCTCGACAAGGCAGTCGTCCACGGTGGAGACAAAGGTCTCTTCTCATGGTGCTCGGCGGCACTCGGCCCCTGCGCATCGGCATCCATGcatgccggccgtcgtccgtcggctTACGACGTCTTCTTGGCCGGGGCCGGCTGGTTCGCGTacttggcggcgtcggtggcgTCGTGGAACTGCCGAGCGCCGTTCTTGACGCCGTCCCAGACCTgccgggcggcgggcggcgtgCCTTGGGCGCCCACGAGGGAGTCGATGCGCGCGCTCAGCTGCGTTATCGAGTTCTGCACGTGGGAGCTCTGCGAGAAGCGGGCGCGGAGAAAGGCCGTGTAGAGGCCGAGCAGGATCCAGGAGCGGCGCTGGAAGAGGATGGCCGAGAGCAGGATGCGGATCCAGAGGAGGATCTCGAGCCCCGAGACGATCGACATGGAGGCGTCGTAGTACTCCTTGACGAAGGCGCCGATCTTGTCGCCGAGGGGGCTGCTGCTCTTGGGCCGGGGCGAGgcaccctcggcggccggcggcgggggctGCAGGACGGGCAGGATGTTGGCGCGCGTGTACGTGGCCACGTGGAAGACCGAGTAGACAAAGTACGGCAGCAAGGCCAGCGGGTACTGGGGGCTCAGGAGCCAGACGAGGGCCATGACTGGGCACCGGTAAGCAGGCAGGCCGTCACGTCGACGCGGGAGGGTACCCACGCAGGTACTGCACGTTCTCGTCCgagagcaggccgacgacgccgccgggcaGCTGGTTGCTCGTCTTGGCGCGGGCGCGCTGCGTCTTGtagacgacgatgccgtaggtgacggcggcggcgacgaacgAGGTGCGGTACGAGAAGCGGGCCACGCCGCCGTAGTAGTTCATGCGGAGCCAGGAAAGCGTGTATCGAAGCGTCGTGAGGATGAGCGTCATGTGGCTGTGCATCGTCGTCAGCGAGCCGttttcgtcgccgtctccggcctcgtcgcgcaGGGCGGCGGGAGCGCAGCGTGAGCATCGTGCCTGACGCCTACGACGCCCATGCTGCTCGGCATGCTCTCGGCACCCAACGGCCATGGCAGCCGGCTCTCCGCCGCTTCatgcgaggcgaggcgaggcgaggcggggGGAGCTCGTGCGAGCAACGGGAGAGGACGGACGCACCCAACAAACCAGGCGACTGCCGCATCCATGTTAGATCGAGCCGGCCACGTCGGGGGCGGGGACGGAGACACGTACACTGCAACGTCTTGGCCAGAGCCAGGAGTCGCTCCTGGAGAGTCACGGGCGTGACGGTTGGGTTTGCCGGAGGAGCCATTTTGCGACCTCGCCGTTGGGGGTGAGGCGAGCTGGACGGCTGGAGCTGCGAGGTGCGAGCTCCCGAGGTGGCGAGGGTGCGACGGTCAGACGAGTGCCCGAGGGTGGCTGCCGatgcgatgccgacggcgacggagggatgcgagcggcgaggaggttGTCGTGGGAGTTGAAATGTGCGCAGCTCCGCTCCGCAGGACGAGATGGTGGCGATGATGGGTTTGCTTGTGGAAGAGGCCAGCAGGTCAGGAAATGAGAAGCGAGGCGGAGCGGAGGCAGCGGCCGCAGGCAGGTAATACTGGTTGGCCGCTAGCAGGCAGGCGGCCGGGCAGGTACCTCGTACCGAAGGCAGAGGCGGCTCAGGCCAGGAGGTGGGTGGCAGGCGGCCATTGATTGAGTTCTCGAGCTTGTGACGCAGCTGGCACCTGTGGCCGGACGGAAAGCTTCGGTGGCTGTGCGCGGGCTTGTGGCATGGCTCCTGGTGGGGAGCTGCAGCCGGCGACAGATCCCTGCCACGATCCGCTCTCCTCCAATCGCAGCGGGCCTGGGACCTGGctgctgacggcgacgatgggtaGCGCGACGATGGGTAGCACGCCGTATCCGTACGATGGCCAGGTACCGGCGAATGGcagccgctgctgctccgtacctaagCAATCCGTAACATGTGCCATTACGTACCCTGAGCTCCATGCGGTACGGCGCGTTTGTTCCAAGGTACCACTGCTCACCACGAGTGCTAGCATTGACAAATACCATAACGCACTCGGAGTTccaacgtactgtactccgaacaCCACACAAAGtggtactacagtacaagcaccatgTAGTACAAGCACCAGTATTATCTTTTTGGCAGCGCCCGATTTGGTACCGACGAGAACCTCACCAGCCGTTCGCTTAAACAAGACAGTCCGACCTGGCTTGCTTGTTTCGTTTTTTAGCCATGACGACAGCATTCTAGCCGGCCTCATCACCGTCGCGCCCGTGCGTGCCTGGACATGATCGCTGAGGTGGCAACGTCGGGGTCGATACATGGCATGGTTAA of the Drechmeria coniospora strain ARSEF 6962 chromosome 01, whole genome shotgun sequence genome contains:
- a CDS encoding ER membrane protein; the encoded protein is MVFVNASTRGEQWYLGTNAPYRMELRLRHKLENSINGRLPPTSWPEPPLPSVRGTCPAACLLAANQYYLPAAAASAPPRFSFPDLLASSTSKPIIATISSCGAELRTFQLPRQPPRRSHPSVAVGIASAATLGHSSDRRTLATSGARTSQLQPSSSPHPQRRGRKMAPPANPTVTPVTLQERLLALAKTLQFAWFVGHMTLILTTLRYTLSWLRMNYYGGVARFSYRTSFVAAAVTYGIVVYKTQRARAKTSNQLPGGVVGLLSDENVQYLLMALVWLLSPQYPLALLPYFVYSVFHVATYTRANILPVLQPPPPAAEGASPRPKSSSPLGDKIGAFVKEYYDASMSIVSGLEILLWIRILLSAILFQRRSWILLGLYTAFLRARFSQSSHVQNSITQLSARIDSLVGAQGTPPAARQVWDGVKNGARQFHDATDAAKYANQPAPAKKTS